CGATGCCGTCCCATTCACGCCCGACGATCTGCCGGGCTACGCGGGCACTTTGTTCGACCACCTGATCAAGCATCCCGAGCACCTGAGGCTTGCCACCTGGGCGCAGCTGGAACGGCCCGTCGCGGGCCCAGCCGAAACTGCGGCTTACGCGGCCAAAGTCGCGGCGATCGCCGCGACAGGCTTACCCGCGGACGGCGTGGAGCCGGCCGACATTCTGGCCCTCACGCTCGGGCTGACCACCGCGTGGCTCGGCGCATCGCCGGCCCTGCGCGGTCTTGCGGCTTCGGAACCCTTCTCACCCGAGCGCCTGACCATCCACCGTGCCGCACTCGTCAGTACTGTCGAAAAACTCGTCGGCGGTTAGCCTGCGATCTTCGCGCGGAACGGGCCGCCCACACTGTTGAATAGCAGATCCCCATTGGGTAAACCCTCGATCAGCGCGTACGCACCGTTCCCCAGATTTGACTGACCGAATACGGTGCGGTGCACCGTTTCTCCGGTTTTCCAGTCCAGACCGGTCACTTCCCATCCTTCGGCCTTGGTGTATCCGTTGAGGAAGACGATGCCCGAGCTGGTGGATACCGCAGGCACCATGGATGTCGACACCACATCGCCCCTCGTCCACGCCGATGCCCACCGATGCCCCTTGGGATCCCATTCGAATCGCTCCACGCCCTGCGGCGCCGGCGACACCGGGCCGTTGGCCAGCACGTCTACCAACCGGTCCGGGGCTCCGCCTGCGCCAATGTTCTGGACCACGAAAGCCCCGTAACCGTTGACGACCACCGACTGCTCACTCTGGATGAACTCCGGCAACGGCTCCTTCAGGCCAGCGGTGACCTGGATCTGATCGGCGATCCGGTTGGACTTGGTGCCCGGCTTCTGCTGCAATCCGTCCGGGATCTTGTTGCGCCAGAAAGCAACTAACTTCATCCTGTCGCTGCCATCGGTGATGACGACGAGTTCGTCGGAATCCTTGCCGAACCCCATCAAAGTCGGCGTAGACCCCGTACCGATACCGAACTTCACCGCCGGAGGCTGACGCCCGAAGTCATAGGGCGATGACCACGCGCCGTCAGACTCGTCAGTCGAGAGCTTCGACCCGGTCCACACAATCTTGCGCATCAGCTTGTCCGAGGCCACGTAGATCCCATTATTAGCATCCACCGCAACCGAATTCGATACCGTCTCATCGTCGCCAAACCGGATCTGTTGGATAGGCGGCGCGTCGAGCCCGCGGTCGAGAACCGTCAGCGACCGGTTGGACTGCACCAACAGATGACCGTCGTAGGTCATCGAGACTCCGACGATGCTCTCCGGAATGCCCAGAGTCGTCATGCCGGTTCCCAGATAGGGCTTGAATTTGTAGGTCTTCTCGACCTTGATGCCCGCAGCCGGGTTGTCCTTGTCCTCAAGTCCGAACTTGAGGATCTCCGCGTTCTGCGTCACGTAGTAGAGCTCGTTGTCCTTGTCGACCGCGCCGTATACGCCGTTGGTGAGCCGCTTCCAGGTGGCTCCGCCCCAATGGTCCCGAATCGCGGCCTCGATCTGCTCGACACTGCCGAACTTCTGATTGAGGACCACATCGAGATCCTGCACCGAGATCGGCGACACTCCTGGGGTTTCCAGTGACGCCACCTGACGGAACCCGCCGTCGGACACATCCACATAACGGACACCCGATGACGAGCTCACCCACATGTATCGCGGCGACGTGGAGGCCATCGTGATGATGTTGACCGGGCCACCGGGCACCCGGGGCATCGCGGCCGGATCGACGTGGAAGGTACCCCGCGGGATGGGGTCGGCAAAGCTATCGGTCTGGGCCGAATCGATATGCGTGATGCCGTACTTCTCCGCCGAGAGGTACGGATTGCGCGCAGGCCCGTCAGCCTTGGCGTCCTCAGATGCCGAGCTCGATTCCGGTGAGTGCGCGGTCTGCTTGCCGCAACCGGCGACAACAAGCAGTGCTGAACATGCGATGGCCATTGCACCCCGACCCCAGCCGTACTTCCGTTCCATCAGCACGCTCCCTGCCTGAGTCCAGTTAACAACCAGAATTATTGTCGGAGAACATATTTAGTTCGCGACAGCGAGGCGATGCTAACACTCACGACCACGCAGTGGGCCTGGAACAACGTCACATCATTGGTAGACCGAAGCCTCGTCCACCAGCCCAAACAGCTTCTCGACAACATCATGTGCGGTCGCCGCATCCAGCCCCACGATCCGCAGCTCGCCCTGATCTGCGCGCACCACCACCATCGCCAACCCCAACACACGCGACAGCGGATCTTGCCGCAGTTCCACCGTTCGCACCAGTGCGAACGGGATGACCCAGAAAAACCTGAGCCACAACGTCTTCGATGCGATATACAGCAGATCGTCATCCAGGACACCCCACCGATATGCGCGATAACGCTGCAGCGGGCGAAGCACCACCCACGCCAGCGCACCGCAGATGCACAGCAGCCCCAACACGCCCGCGACATGTTCCAGCGGCGTGCTGGCGTGGGCCGGCGGCGCCGTCACCGCCCACACCGCCGCCACCGCGACAACCAGCGGACTACATGCCAATGCGTACTGGATGGCCCAGAGCACGGGAGCCGACCTGCTGGCAACGACTCCCACCGGCATCACGGAAGTCGTAGGGGTCGTGTCGATCACCGCTACTCCCCCACTACCGGAGCGAACCGGCGCATCCATATCTGCCGTACCGCAATGGCCGCAAGCACGAACACCAGCACCGCGGTCGGCGACCAGGCGATCGTACTGTCGAGCCCACCGAACGCATAGGTGATCAGACACAACGAAAGGAACGGCACGGCCACCGACACCACGGCCGTCCACCTCCGAACGACGGCCAATTCGACGATGGCCGCGACCACCACGACACCAAAGGCGATCCATACGACCACGCCCACCAACTGCACGGCAGCTGGACTGAACGGCACATAGTCGGCGTATCGGCGCGGCATGCCGTCGGTGAGCGGGGTATAGGCAGTCCACCCGTAATCCCAGCCCCGCAGGTTCAACCCCCTGTTCACCAAGGCGGCTACCACGAACGTCCACCAGGCAGCATTGCCCGTGACGCGCGCAGCACGGAACACCCGAACGCGTGACATTCCTGGAGTATCCCCCATGGCTAACTCCCCAATGACGAACTTGTCACACATCGTTGACGAAATACCCCAAAACGGCAACGATGACTCCAAACGGGCCGATAAGCGGCCTAACAGTCTCAGGGGTAGCACGTGAAATACATCGTCACCGGCGGCACCGGATTCATCGGACGGCGGATTGTGACCCGAATCCTGGAGACCCAGCGCAATGCGGAAGTCGCCGTTCTGGTGCGGCGCGAGTCCCTGTCACGGTTCGAAAAGCTCGCCGAACAATGGGATGACCGCGTACAGCCGCTGGTGGGTGACCTCACCCAGGCCGATCTCGGCCTGCCCACCGAGGGAGATCCGGTCACCGCCGATCACATCGTGCACTGTGCCGCGATCTATGACATCACCGTGGACGACAAGGCACAGCGCGCCGCGAACGTCGAGGGCACGCGGTCGGTCATCGGACTGGCCAAACGCACCGGCGCCACCCTGCACCACATCTCCTCCATCGCGGTCGCGGGAAGTTACCAGGGCGAGTTCACCGAAGAAGACTTCGACGTCAACCAGGACCTGCCGACGCCGTATCACCAGACCAAGTTCGAGGCCGAACTGCTCGTGCGCTCGGAACCCGGTCTGCGCTACCGGATCTACCGGCCCGCCGTCGTTGTCGGCGATTCCAAGACCGGCGAGATGGACAAGATCGACGGTCCGTACTACTTCTTCGGAATTCTGGCCAAGCTCGCGCGCCTGCCCCGGTTCACCCCGATGATGCTGCCCAAGGCGGGACGCTCCAACATCGTTCCGGTCGACTACGTCGTCGATGCGACCGTCGAGCTGATGCACCAGGAGGGCCGCGACGGGCAGGCCTTCCACCTGACCAACCCCGAGGTGACCTACCTGCGGGACATCTACTCCGGCATTGCCCCTGCCGCGGGCCTGCCGCCCGTGCGCGGGTCGCTTCCCCACGCCATCGCCACCCCGTTCCTGAATGCGCGCGGCACGCTCAAGGTCTGGCGCAACATGGTGGTCACCCAACTCGGCATCCCGCCCGAGGTCATCGACATCACCGAGATCATGCCCACCTTCGTCTCCGAATCCACACAGGAAGCCCTACGCCCCAGTGGAATTACGGTTCCCCCATTCGGCAGCTACGCCGGCAAGCTCTACCAGTACTGGCGCAAGAACCTCGACCCCGAGCGATACCGCCGCGACGATCCCGCCGGGCCATTGGTGGGCCGGCACGTCATCATCACCGGGGCATCCAGCGGTATCGGACGGGCCGCGGCCATCGCCGTCGCCCAGCGCGGCGGCATCGTTTTCGCGGTGGCGCGTGATGCCGAGGCGCTCGACAGCCTGGTCGCGGAGATCCGTGAGGACGGCGGGCAGGCGTATTCATTCCGCTGCGATCTGACCGACTACTCGGCCGTGGACGACACGGTCAAGAGCATCCTCGGCCAGTTCGGGCATGTGGACTACTTGGTGAACAACGCCGGTCGCTCCATTCGCCGCTCGGCGATAAACACGGTCGATCGGTTCCATGACTACGAGCGGGTCATGGCGATCAACTATTTTGGCGCTGTGCGGCTGGTGCTGGCGCTTCTTCCCCATTGGCGGGAAAGGAAATTCGGCCACGTCGTCAACGTCTCGACGGCCGGTGTGCAGACCCGTAATCCCAAGTACGCGTCGTACATCCCCACCAAGGCGGCACTGGATGCCTTCTCCGATGTGGTCGCGACCGAGACGGTGTCGGATCACATCACTTTCACCAATATCCATATGCCATTGGTGAAGACGCCGATGATTCAGCCTTCTCACAAACTGAATGTGGTGCCGGGACTCACCCCAGAACACGCCGCTGCCATGGTGATTCGCGGTCTCGTCGAAAAGCCGACCCGCATCGATCATCCGATGGGCACCTACGCCGACATCGGCAGGTACATGACACCGAAGTTGACCCGCCGGATCATGCACCAGATGTATCTGGCATATCCCGATTCTCGGGCCGCTCGCGGCCTTGAGCCGGTCGACGAACGTCAGGATGTTTCGACCTCGCGCCGCCGCCCCAGGGCCGCCAAACGTGTTGCGGCCGTGCCAAAGCTGCGTGTTCCGGGCCCCGTGATGAGGGCGGTACGCCTCATTCCCGGAGTGCATTGGTGACCTCCCGGGCCGCCCGGGTGCCCGCCTCGATGGCACCATCCAGGTAGCCCGGGTGGTCGTGCGCCGTTTCGGTACCCGCCCAATGAATATCGCCCAGGGGCGCCGACGGGAGCGGCAACTGTTCGGTGAATCCGATATCGGGCAAAGCCATGTATCCGCCTCCGGCATGTTCGTCGAGGTGCCAGGACTTCTCGTGCCAGCCTGCCGGTTCGAGAACCTCCGGACCGACATGCTCGGAGAGTGAGCCGAGCACCGCGCGGCGACGGCCGGCGGTGTCGAGCCCATCAAGTTCACGCGCCTCGGGACCGGCGACAAGCACGCACAGGTGGCCTGGACCGCCCGGAGCGGTGGTATCGAAGACTGCCCGGCCCGGGCCGTCGAGAACCATGAACTCGCCGCCGGATCGCTCTCGCCAGAAAGGGTTCTCGTACACGGCGATCGCCTTGTATACCGACCCCATGTACATGTTCTGCTGCATCTGTACACGCTCGGCCGGAAGCTGCGGGCTGAAGGTGATGCGGGCCGCCGTGGGCGGCGGCGCGGTGACAATGACCTTCGTGGCGTGCACCTGACCCGAGGCTGTGTCGAGGGTGACTCCGTGTTCATTCCGGCTGACCGAAGTAACGCGGTGTCCCAGCTTCACTCGGGGCCCCAGTTCGGCGGCCAGACTTTCCACGAGCGCACCCGCCCCTTCGACGAGTAGGGAGTCCTGCGCGCCGCCCTTGGTCGACAGCATGGTCCGCAGACCACCTTGATGCCGGATCATCGAGATCATCGCGGGGATGGGCATCCGGTCCAGGTCCGCCGTCCAGGAGATCAAAGCGATGACCTCAAGTAACCGCCGGGTGGTGTGGCCGGGCACCTTGCGCAGCCATTCGGCCGCGCTGGTCGCGTGCCAGCGCTTCGGCGTCCTCAGACGCGAGAACACCTCCAGGCCGGTGAGAATGAGCACGCTCGGCAGTAGGGACGGGATCTTCACGCGGCGGGGTCCGTCGATCACCGCGGGCAGCGGACCCGTGTGCATGGGGAACTGAGTAAGGCCGAGTTCGGCGGCAAGCCCCATGACGCGGTGGTGATCATGGCCAATCCACTGGCCGCCTAAGTCCAGCCGTGAGCCCAGCACCGTGGTCTCTCCCATGACCCGCCCACCGATACGGTCCGCCGCCT
This genomic window from Mycobacteroides chelonae contains:
- a CDS encoding TetR/AcrR family transcriptional regulator — translated: MPPDASATKKRLLDAAYAEFAEHGLAGARVDRIGAAAGANKRLLYVYFTNKETLFDTVVAHSIQRMSDAVPFTPDDLPGYAGTLFDHLIKHPEHLRLATWAQLERPVAGPAETAAYAAKVAAIAATGLPADGVEPADILALTLGLTTAWLGASPALRGLAASEPFSPERLTIHRAALVSTVEKLVGG
- a CDS encoding SDR family oxidoreductase codes for the protein MKYIVTGGTGFIGRRIVTRILETQRNAEVAVLVRRESLSRFEKLAEQWDDRVQPLVGDLTQADLGLPTEGDPVTADHIVHCAAIYDITVDDKAQRAANVEGTRSVIGLAKRTGATLHHISSIAVAGSYQGEFTEEDFDVNQDLPTPYHQTKFEAELLVRSEPGLRYRIYRPAVVVGDSKTGEMDKIDGPYYFFGILAKLARLPRFTPMMLPKAGRSNIVPVDYVVDATVELMHQEGRDGQAFHLTNPEVTYLRDIYSGIAPAAGLPPVRGSLPHAIATPFLNARGTLKVWRNMVVTQLGIPPEVIDITEIMPTFVSESTQEALRPSGITVPPFGSYAGKLYQYWRKNLDPERYRRDDPAGPLVGRHVIITGASSGIGRAAAIAVAQRGGIVFAVARDAEALDSLVAEIREDGGQAYSFRCDLTDYSAVDDTVKSILGQFGHVDYLVNNAGRSIRRSAINTVDRFHDYERVMAINYFGAVRLVLALLPHWRERKFGHVVNVSTAGVQTRNPKYASYIPTKAALDAFSDVVATETVSDHITFTNIHMPLVKTPMIQPSHKLNVVPGLTPEHAAAMVIRGLVEKPTRIDHPMGTYADIGRYMTPKLTRRIMHQMYLAYPDSRAARGLEPVDERQDVSTSRRRPRAAKRVAAVPKLRVPGPVMRAVRLIPGVHW
- a CDS encoding flavin monoamine oxidase family protein; amino-acid sequence: MRTECGMHQDELPQTTTVAVVGAGLSGLTAARALHRQGVDVIVLEAADRIGGRVMGETTVLGSRLDLGGQWIGHDHHRVMGLAAELGLTQFPMHTGPLPAVIDGPRRVKIPSLLPSVLILTGLEVFSRLRTPKRWHATSAAEWLRKVPGHTTRRLLEVIALISWTADLDRMPIPAMISMIRHQGGLRTMLSTKGGAQDSLLVEGAGALVESLAAELGPRVKLGHRVTSVSRNEHGVTLDTASGQVHATKVIVTAPPPTAARITFSPQLPAERVQMQQNMYMGSVYKAIAVYENPFWRERSGGEFMVLDGPGRAVFDTTAPGGPGHLCVLVAGPEARELDGLDTAGRRRAVLGSLSEHVGPEVLEPAGWHEKSWHLDEHAGGGYMALPDIGFTEQLPLPSAPLGDIHWAGTETAHDHPGYLDGAIEAGTRAAREVTNALRE
- a CDS encoding PH domain-containing protein; its protein translation is MIDTTPTTSVMPVGVVASRSAPVLWAIQYALACSPLVVAVAAVWAVTAPPAHASTPLEHVAGVLGLLCICGALAWVVLRPLQRYRAYRWGVLDDDLLYIASKTLWLRFFWVIPFALVRTVELRQDPLSRVLGLAMVVVRADQGELRIVGLDAATAHDVVEKLFGLVDEASVYQ